The following are encoded in a window of Flavobacteriales bacterium genomic DNA:
- the lnt gene encoding apolipoprotein N-acyltransferase codes for MAASRSSLLLWSMLSGLLWAAAWPGIGGLAPLAFVAWLPLLHAERLHDTLGGRRSFVPWVLLAHFVWNASCSWWFFMVSEPMPTRIVSVTAPVVVNTLLMTMPWWLKRVAARIISPRVAVPAFMILWLAMERLHHGWDLQWPWFSLGNVFGFWPAWVQWYEVTGMLGGSLWVLVVTILLDAALRNRMIGAPFKRHAIAAVLVVLLPLSSSLVRFHTYEERGAELDVVVVQPNVDPYLEKFGGVDALTQLEQMLAQADAAMGPGTRLVILPETALQERSYADLTAGPEGLHGLWENDLGRSASVERMRAFQADHPGVAMLAGMSSYYLVPQGAPKPPAARHLGENTGRWYQASNAAVFLAADGTVGHYRKSKLVAGVEAMPFESVLGRLDDLALDLGGTTGSLAQQEERAVFRDRSAGFSAIPVICYESVFGEHVAAHVRNGGDLITVITNDGWWGRSPGYRQHLAFSGLRAIETRRAVARSANTGISCFVDQRGVMKDLTAWWEPAARRSSVRLNRTWTPFVKFGDVIGRVAVLLAIVLLTALLLRAARTRYRNSGTRRAMGPSGPSKRTT; via the coding sequence ATGGCCGCATCCCGATCCAGCCTCCTGCTTTGGTCCATGCTCAGCGGCCTGCTATGGGCGGCGGCCTGGCCGGGTATCGGTGGCCTGGCGCCCCTGGCATTCGTGGCTTGGCTGCCCTTGCTCCACGCCGAGCGGCTACACGATACGCTCGGTGGCAGGCGATCCTTCGTCCCATGGGTGCTTTTGGCGCACTTCGTATGGAACGCCTCCTGTTCCTGGTGGTTCTTCATGGTCAGTGAGCCGATGCCCACGCGGATCGTGAGCGTGACCGCGCCGGTGGTTGTGAACACATTGCTCATGACCATGCCCTGGTGGTTGAAGCGTGTCGCAGCACGCATCATTTCGCCGCGTGTGGCGGTGCCGGCCTTCATGATCCTTTGGCTGGCGATGGAACGCCTGCACCACGGTTGGGACCTGCAATGGCCGTGGTTCTCGCTGGGCAATGTCTTCGGCTTCTGGCCCGCGTGGGTCCAGTGGTATGAAGTGACGGGCATGCTCGGCGGCAGCCTCTGGGTGTTGGTGGTGACCATTCTGCTGGATGCGGCGCTGCGGAACAGGATGATCGGTGCTCCCTTCAAGCGACACGCCATCGCCGCCGTGCTGGTGGTCCTCCTGCCCTTGTCCTCTTCCCTGGTCCGCTTCCACACCTATGAGGAGCGCGGAGCGGAGTTGGATGTGGTGGTGGTGCAACCCAACGTGGATCCCTACCTGGAGAAATTCGGCGGGGTGGATGCCTTGACGCAGTTGGAGCAGATGCTGGCACAAGCCGATGCCGCGATGGGACCCGGAACGCGGCTGGTGATATTGCCCGAGACGGCGCTGCAGGAACGCTCCTACGCCGACCTGACCGCCGGGCCTGAAGGGTTGCACGGTCTCTGGGAGAATGATCTGGGCCGCTCGGCGAGCGTGGAGCGCATGCGCGCCTTTCAAGCGGATCACCCTGGTGTGGCCATGCTGGCGGGCATGTCGTCCTACTATCTGGTACCGCAGGGTGCGCCCAAGCCACCGGCCGCGCGGCACCTTGGCGAGAACACGGGCAGATGGTACCAGGCCTCCAATGCGGCGGTATTCCTAGCCGCCGACGGAACGGTAGGGCACTACCGCAAATCGAAGCTCGTGGCCGGTGTGGAGGCGATGCCTTTCGAAAGCGTGCTGGGCAGGTTGGATGACCTGGCCTTGGATCTCGGTGGCACCACGGGTAGCCTGGCGCAGCAGGAAGAGCGTGCTGTGTTCCGTGATAGATCCGCAGGATTTTCCGCCATCCCGGTCATCTGCTACGAATCGGTCTTCGGCGAGCATGTGGCCGCGCATGTGCGCAACGGAGGCGATCTCATCACGGTGATCACCAACGACGGCTGGTGGGGCCGGTCACCGGGCTATCGGCAGCATCTGGCATTCTCCGGGCTGCGGGCCATCGAGACCAGGCGCGCAGTGGCGCGCTCGGCGAATACGGGCATCAGCTGTTTTGTGGACCAGCGTGGAGTGATGAAGGATCTGACCGCCTGGTGGGAACCCGCTGCGCGGCGGAGCAGTGTACGGCTGAACAGGACCTGGACGCCCTTCGTGAAATTCGGTGATGTGATCGGCCGTGTGGCGGTCTTGCTAGCCATCGTGCTCCTCACTGCCCTGCTGTTGCGGGCCGCACGGACGCGCTACCGGAACAGCGGCACCCGCCGCGCCATGGGACCCTCCGGCCCATCGAAGCGCACGACATAG